A single region of the Planctomycetota bacterium genome encodes:
- a CDS encoding universal stress protein — MSRILVAVSSPQASERAVVPVADLASRLDAEVLVVHVTRPSGTSNGSSQSDRGEQAVRTLGDKIRAKGVSVQTLLMFSDDVAQAILATAEERNASLILLGLTNKGVFQRIVAGNVPVELLRNTKVPVLLLPPDYRETL; from the coding sequence ATGAGCCGGATTCTCGTAGCGGTCAGCAGTCCTCAAGCCAGCGAGCGGGCCGTCGTGCCTGTTGCGGATCTGGCGAGCCGGCTCGACGCTGAAGTGCTGGTCGTCCACGTCACAAGGCCCAGCGGCACGTCCAACGGGTCCAGCCAGAGCGACCGAGGCGAGCAGGCCGTTCGGACGCTGGGCGACAAGATTCGTGCCAAGGGCGTGAGCGTTCAGACGCTGCTGATGTTCAGCGACGACGTGGCCCAGGCGATCCTCGCAACTGCTGAAGAACGCAACGCAAGCCTCATTCTGCTCGGCCTGACGAACAAGGGAGTCTTCCAGCGGATCGTCGCGGGCAACGTGCCCGTGGAGCTGCTTCGGAACACCAAGGTGCCGGTGCTGCTCCTGCCGCCGGACTACCGCGAGACGTTGTAG
- a CDS encoding arginine decarboxylase, pyruvoyl-dependent translates to MFDTPSHYVPKQVFFTQGVGVHREKLMSFELALRDAGIQKQNLVKVSSIYPTSCEIISKEEGLPKLRAGQITFVVLAESSTAEENRLACAGIGLALPRDHEHGYIAEHHGFGMTKEKTEDLVEDLAATMLATTLGVPFDPDKAWDEREQQYAMSGEIIKTESWVVVEPGAPGPLWTSVISAAVFILD, encoded by the coding sequence ATGTTCGACACGCCCTCGCACTACGTCCCGAAACAGGTTTTCTTCACCCAGGGCGTCGGCGTGCACCGCGAGAAGCTCATGAGCTTCGAACTCGCCCTACGCGACGCCGGCATCCAGAAGCAGAACCTGGTCAAGGTCAGCAGCATCTATCCGACCAGCTGCGAGATCATCTCGAAGGAAGAGGGCCTGCCGAAGCTGCGAGCTGGGCAGATCACATTCGTCGTCCTCGCCGAGAGCTCGACGGCCGAGGAGAACCGCCTTGCCTGCGCCGGCATCGGCCTGGCCCTGCCGCGCGACCATGAGCACGGCTACATCGCCGAGCACCACGGCTTCGGCATGACCAAAGAGAAGACCGAAGACCTCGTCGAGGACCTCGCCGCGACCATGCTCGCGACGACGCTCGGCGTGCCCTTCGACCCCGATAAGGCGTGGGACGAACGGGAACAGCAGTACGCCATGAGTGGCGAGATCATCAAGACCGAAAGCTGGGTCGTCGTCGAACCCGGTGCCCCCGGTCCGCTCTGGACCAGCGTCATCAGTGCTGCGGTCTTCATCCTGGACTGA